The following are encoded in a window of Bacillota bacterium genomic DNA:
- the nifV gene encoding homocitrate synthase — MERQERRIIVVDTTLRDGEQTAGVVFANHEKVRIAKLLDELGVHQIEAGIPVMGGDEEKAIRKICGLGLKASIMGWNRPVIKDIEHSLACGVDAVAISISTSDIHIKHKLQASREWVLEQMVNATRFAKEQGVYISVNAEDASRSDLDFLVEFAKAAQEAGADRLRYCDTVGILEPFVTYSNIKYLRDRVGLEIEMHTHDDFGLATANALAGVSAGANYVGVTVLGLGERAGNAALEEVVMGLKYLHDIDLNFNTEMFREVAEYVSRASGRELPAWKAIVGLNMFRHESGIHADGALKFPGTYEAFSPEEVGLQRQIVIGKHSGTAAVRAKFGEYGIELTRHQAQELLPVIRALAVSLKRSLFDKELVYIFEDHFGKRSKHGPEHY; from the coding sequence ATGGAGCGGCAGGAGCGAAGAATCATCGTGGTGGATACCACGCTGCGGGACGGGGAGCAAACGGCGGGCGTGGTGTTCGCCAACCACGAAAAGGTGCGGATCGCCAAGCTCCTGGACGAGTTGGGGGTGCATCAGATCGAGGCCGGTATTCCGGTGATGGGTGGCGACGAGGAGAAGGCGATCCGGAAGATCTGCGGCTTGGGCCTGAAGGCCAGCATCATGGGCTGGAACCGGCCGGTGATCAAGGATATCGAGCACTCCCTGGCCTGCGGGGTGGATGCCGTGGCCATCTCCATCTCCACCTCGGACATCCACATCAAGCATAAGCTGCAGGCCAGCCGGGAGTGGGTCCTGGAGCAGATGGTGAACGCGACCCGGTTTGCCAAGGAACAGGGAGTGTACATTTCGGTGAACGCCGAAGACGCTTCCCGGAGCGACCTCGATTTTCTGGTGGAGTTCGCCAAAGCCGCGCAGGAGGCCGGCGCCGACCGGCTGCGGTACTGCGACACGGTGGGTATCCTGGAGCCTTTCGTCACCTACAGCAATATCAAGTATCTCCGCGATCGGGTGGGCCTGGAAATCGAGATGCACACGCACGACGACTTCGGTTTGGCTACGGCCAACGCCTTGGCGGGCGTTTCGGCCGGGGCGAACTACGTCGGAGTTACGGTATTGGGACTGGGTGAGCGCGCCGGAAACGCGGCCCTGGAAGAGGTGGTCATGGGCCTCAAATACCTCCACGACATCGACCTCAACTTTAACACCGAGATGTTCAGGGAGGTCGCCGAATACGTGTCCCGCGCCTCCGGGCGCGAATTGCCAGCCTGGAAGGCCATCGTGGGGTTGAACATGTTCCGCCACGAATCGGGCATCCACGCCGACGGTGCCTTGAAGTTCCCGGGGACGTACGAAGCGTTCAGTCCCGAAGAGGTGGGCCTGCAGCGGCAGATCGTGATCGGCAAGCATTCCGGCACGGCGGCCGTGCGCGCCAAATTCGGGGAATACGGCATTGAGCTGACCCGGCACCAGGCGCAGGAACTGTTGCCGGTGATCCGGGCCCTGGCCGTGTCCCTCAAGCGCTCGCTGTTTGACAAGGAACTGGTGTACATCTTTGAAGATCATTTCGGAAAGAGGAGCAAGCATGGGCCGGAACATTATTGA
- the gatA gene encoding Asp-tRNA(Asn)/Glu-tRNA(Gln) amidotransferase subunit GatA, with product MRLYDLTARRLGEMLLERDISAVELCRSVLNRIDEVEGRVKAYITLDHEGAFRQAAAVDRQLQNGRELPPLAGIPFAIKDNMCLRGLPATCSSRILHNWVPPYDATVVEKLKDQQAVILGKTNLDEFAMGSSTEHSAFFTTRNPWDPKRVPGGSSGGSAAAVAAGTAVCALGSDTGGSIRQPASFCGVVGMKPTYGLVSRYGLVAFASSLDQIGPLTRDVTDCALVLNAICGHDHRDSTSVSKEVPDFTSFLVDDVKGMRIGLPREYFPPGLDDGVRRVVMEAVSVLETLGAHVEETSLPHTGYALPVYYLIAPAEASSNLARYDGVRYGYRAPGSEDVLGMFRASRSRGFGAEVKRRIMLGTYALSAGYYDAYYLKALKVRTLIRRDFEEAFEKFDVLLSPTAPETAFAIGAKTEDPIRMYLSDIFTLAANLAGLPGVSVPAGLVAGLPIGVQFIGKPFAEGTLLRMGFAFEQSTGHHRQRPPESLGGDGS from the coding sequence GTGAGACTCTATGACTTGACGGCCCGCAGGCTTGGGGAAATGCTATTGGAGCGGGATATCTCAGCGGTTGAGCTCTGCCGGTCGGTGCTGAACCGGATCGACGAAGTGGAAGGGCGGGTCAAGGCGTACATCACCCTGGACCACGAGGGGGCTTTCCGGCAGGCGGCCGCCGTGGACCGGCAACTGCAAAACGGCCGGGAATTGCCGCCTTTGGCCGGAATCCCCTTCGCCATTAAGGACAACATGTGTCTCCGGGGCCTGCCGGCCACCTGTTCCTCGCGAATTTTACACAATTGGGTGCCTCCATACGACGCCACCGTGGTCGAGAAGCTCAAAGATCAGCAAGCGGTGATCCTCGGCAAGACCAATTTGGACGAGTTCGCCATGGGCTCATCGACGGAGCATTCGGCTTTCTTTACGACGCGTAACCCCTGGGATCCGAAGCGGGTGCCCGGCGGTTCCAGCGGGGGGTCGGCGGCGGCGGTGGCCGCCGGCACCGCCGTCTGCGCCCTGGGTTCCGATACCGGCGGTTCGATCCGTCAACCGGCTTCGTTCTGCGGGGTGGTCGGAATGAAACCCACCTACGGGCTGGTTTCCCGCTATGGGCTGGTGGCCTTCGCCTCCTCTCTGGATCAGATCGGACCGCTTACCAGGGACGTGACCGATTGCGCTCTGGTCCTGAATGCGATTTGCGGACACGACCACCGGGATTCCACGTCCGTTTCGAAAGAGGTGCCGGACTTCACCTCTTTCCTGGTGGACGACGTCAAGGGAATGCGCATCGGTCTTCCCCGGGAGTACTTCCCCCCCGGCTTGGACGACGGGGTGCGCCGGGTTGTGATGGAGGCCGTTTCGGTACTTGAAACCCTTGGGGCGCACGTCGAGGAGACGAGCCTGCCCCATACCGGATACGCCCTGCCGGTGTACTACCTCATCGCCCCCGCCGAGGCGAGTTCCAACCTCGCCCGCTACGATGGAGTGCGGTACGGATACCGGGCCCCGGGGTCCGAAGATGTGTTGGGAATGTTCCGGGCGAGCCGGAGCAGGGGGTTCGGCGCCGAAGTGAAACGCCGGATAATGCTCGGCACCTACGCCCTTTCGGCTGGCTACTATGACGCCTACTACCTGAAGGCCCTGAAGGTACGGACCCTGATCCGGCGGGACTTCGAGGAAGCCTTCGAGAAGTTTGACGTATTGCTCTCACCTACCGCTCCGGAAACGGCGTTTGCGATCGGCGCCAAAACCGAAGACCCCATTCGGATGTACCTGTCGGACATATTCACCTTGGCGGCGAATCTGGCCGGCCTGCCGGGGGTCTCAGTGCCGGCCGGTCTCGTGGCCGGACTGCCGATCGGGGTTCAATTCATCGGCAAGCCGTTCGCGGAAGGCACTCTGCTGCGCATGGGCTTCGCCTTCGAGCAGAGCACCGGTCACCACCGGCAACGGCCTCCGGAGAGTCTGGGGGGTGACGGTTCTTGA
- a CDS encoding NAD(+)/NADH kinase, protein MRSIALVINRLIPRPRMQPVLDQIAAWCAGWDMTAVYVENESGEWTGLAEARRLGVDLVITLGGDGTVLAGSRMFADQGVPIMGVRLGRLGFLSEVEPAGVAAALENLADGRFAVERRLMLEARLMRDGEVRHRDLCLNDVVLSRGATLRAIELEFEIDDEPVARYAGDGLIVSTPTGSTAYSLSAGGPILAPDLEVVLVTPLCPHSLWIRPLVVAPRSGIRLFLTRPAVKPVAVIDGQESWTISEEDVLQVRRAEHDCRLVRFESKNRFQVLRRKFQGNNSR, encoded by the coding sequence TTGAGGAGCATCGCCCTCGTAATCAACCGGCTGATTCCCCGGCCCCGGATGCAGCCCGTGCTCGATCAGATCGCGGCCTGGTGTGCCGGATGGGATATGACCGCAGTATACGTGGAGAACGAGTCGGGTGAATGGACGGGGTTGGCCGAGGCCCGGCGCCTGGGAGTCGATCTGGTGATCACACTGGGCGGCGACGGCACCGTGCTGGCCGGGAGCCGGATGTTCGCCGACCAGGGGGTGCCGATAATGGGGGTGCGCCTGGGCCGGCTCGGGTTCCTGAGCGAAGTGGAGCCGGCCGGGGTGGCCGCGGCGCTTGAGAATCTGGCCGACGGGCGGTTTGCCGTTGAGCGCCGGCTGATGCTCGAGGCGCGGTTGATGCGCGACGGCGAGGTCCGGCACCGCGATTTGTGCCTGAACGATGTCGTGCTTTCCCGGGGCGCGACCCTGCGGGCGATCGAACTGGAGTTTGAGATAGACGATGAACCGGTGGCCCGGTACGCGGGCGACGGGCTCATCGTCTCCACGCCCACCGGATCCACCGCCTATTCGCTGTCGGCCGGCGGGCCGATTCTGGCACCGGACCTCGAGGTCGTTCTGGTCACACCGCTGTGCCCGCACAGCCTCTGGATCCGCCCGCTGGTGGTAGCCCCGCGAAGCGGGATCCGGTTGTTCCTGACCCGCCCGGCCGTCAAACCGGTGGCGGTCATAGATGGGCAGGAGAGCTGGACGATCAGCGAAGAAGACGTCTTGCAGGTGCGGCGGGCGGAGCACGACTGCCGGCTGGTAAGGTTCGAGTCCAAAAACCGTTTTCAGGTGTTGCGCCGCAAGTTTCAGGGGAACAACTCCCGGTGA
- a CDS encoding TlyA family RNA methyltransferase, whose amino-acid sequence MSRKERLDIVLYSRGFFPSRERARSAIMAGVVFVNGVRVDKPGTQLDPQVDIEVRGPDPAFVSRGGLKLEKALQAFGIDLTGEVVLDVGASTGGFTDCALKHGAALVYAVDAGYGQLDWSLRRDPRVVVLERTNIRYLAPSALRVKPSFFTIDVSFISLKLVLPRVDELTVPEARGIALVKPQFEAGRNLVGKKGVVRDPGVHAEVLLSILEVAETLGWGVRALDYSPVRGPQGNIEFLVYFQKGSLTAADLAAGVRRVVDEAHVALAAPGGTF is encoded by the coding sequence GTGAGCCGTAAGGAAAGACTGGATATCGTCCTGTATTCCAGGGGCTTTTTCCCCAGCCGCGAACGCGCCCGGTCGGCGATCATGGCCGGGGTTGTTTTTGTAAACGGGGTCCGGGTGGACAAGCCGGGAACACAGTTGGACCCTCAGGTGGATATTGAAGTCCGCGGTCCGGACCCGGCATTCGTAAGCCGTGGCGGCCTTAAGCTGGAGAAGGCGCTGCAGGCCTTCGGGATCGATCTGACCGGAGAAGTGGTTCTGGACGTGGGCGCGTCCACCGGGGGATTCACCGACTGCGCCCTGAAACACGGGGCGGCCTTGGTCTACGCGGTCGACGCCGGGTACGGCCAGTTGGACTGGAGTCTGCGCCGGGACCCGCGGGTGGTGGTCCTGGAACGGACCAACATCCGTTACCTTGCACCTTCGGCCCTGAGAGTAAAGCCTTCCTTCTTTACCATCGACGTCTCCTTTATTTCTTTGAAACTGGTTTTGCCCAGGGTCGACGAGCTGACCGTGCCGGAAGCCCGGGGGATTGCCCTGGTCAAGCCGCAGTTCGAAGCCGGGCGGAACCTGGTCGGCAAAAAGGGCGTGGTGCGGGACCCCGGTGTGCACGCCGAGGTACTGTTGAGTATCCTGGAAGTAGCCGAAACCCTGGGATGGGGGGTGCGGGCGTTGGATTACTCCCCGGTGCGCGGCCCGCAGGGCAATATCGAATTTTTGGTATACTTTCAGAAAGGGTCGCTGACGGCCGCCGACCTGGCGGCCGGTGTGCGCCGGGTGGTGGATGAGGCGCACGTTGCCCTGGCCGCACCCGGGGGCACCTTTTGA
- the gatC gene encoding Asp-tRNA(Asn)/Glu-tRNA(Gln) amidotransferase subunit GatC yields the protein MLTKSEVEHVALLARLDLSEDEIGLYTTQLAKILEYAAVLNQPDTSEVPPTAHVLPLQNVFREDLVGEHLAPEDVLANAPEKEEGYFKVPRVF from the coding sequence GTGTTGACGAAATCGGAAGTGGAACATGTGGCTTTGCTCGCCAGGCTTGACCTGAGCGAGGATGAGATCGGACTTTACACCACGCAGTTGGCTAAAATCCTGGAATATGCGGCGGTCCTGAACCAACCGGACACCTCAGAAGTGCCTCCGACGGCCCACGTACTGCCCTTACAGAACGTTTTTCGGGAGGACCTGGTCGGCGAGCACCTGGCGCCCGAGGATGTGCTTGCGAACGCTCCCGAGAAAGAGGAAGGGTATTTCAAGGTTCCCCGTGTTTTTTGA
- the recN gene encoding DNA repair protein RecN: MIERLVVKNFALIDDLEVEFGPGLNVLTGETGTGKSLVIDALEVVLGRRASPDYVRAGADRAYLELVCGLQGAASVSPEVENAGIEAEDGLLILSRELFSIGRNIYRVGGRTVPLAIYRETGRHLVDFHGQGEQQSLLRESRHGELLDRIGGQELRSAVGRLELLFREWTSTRRLLEQYRQDAMERARRLDVLGLQIQEIDRAGLESGAEGSLREERSFLVNAEQIARLADESYQVLYGAEDFGSAAVVQIGRALENLRALGRMCPEAREAVPVLESVLTQVQETARDLLALRERARFDPERLDMVEARLALIEGLKRKYGTTLDEVLRYREQAAVEREHLLGSEGEIAGLAERITALGAEWEAVADEVSAGRRRTAAALETGVTLELRELELGDLEFRVEFQPLEGPNGRGREQALFMFSPNPGEPLRPLARIASGGELSRTMLALKKLLAEVDETPTLIFDEVDAGVGGRAIQAVAEKLWAVGRKHQVVCVTHAPQIAGHADRHLQIVKETFGGKTRTVVRNLDEEGRLEELARMLAGGREITDPARKHAFELRKLATESFARSANN; this comes from the coding sequence GTGATTGAAAGGCTGGTCGTAAAAAACTTCGCCCTGATTGACGATCTGGAAGTTGAATTCGGGCCGGGACTTAACGTACTTACCGGAGAGACAGGGACCGGAAAGTCGCTGGTCATTGACGCCCTGGAAGTGGTCCTGGGACGGCGGGCGTCGCCGGACTATGTGCGGGCCGGGGCCGACCGGGCCTACCTGGAGCTGGTCTGCGGCCTTCAAGGCGCGGCTTCCGTTTCCCCTGAAGTTGAGAACGCGGGTATCGAGGCGGAGGACGGACTGCTGATTTTGAGCCGGGAGTTGTTTAGTATCGGCCGGAACATCTACCGTGTCGGCGGCCGTACCGTGCCGCTTGCGATCTACCGGGAGACCGGTCGGCACCTGGTGGACTTCCATGGCCAAGGCGAACAGCAGTCTTTGCTCCGGGAGAGCCGCCACGGCGAATTGCTGGACCGGATCGGGGGCCAGGAACTCCGGTCGGCGGTGGGGCGCCTGGAACTCCTCTTCCGGGAGTGGACTTCAACCCGGCGATTGTTGGAGCAATACCGCCAGGACGCGATGGAGCGGGCCCGGCGCCTGGACGTGCTGGGTTTGCAGATCCAGGAGATAGACCGCGCGGGCCTTGAATCCGGTGCAGAGGGGAGTCTCCGGGAAGAGCGGAGTTTTCTGGTCAATGCGGAACAGATCGCCCGGCTGGCGGACGAGAGTTACCAGGTACTGTACGGGGCGGAGGATTTCGGGTCGGCCGCGGTGGTCCAAATCGGGCGGGCGCTGGAGAACCTGCGCGCTTTGGGCCGCATGTGTCCAGAGGCGCGGGAGGCCGTACCCGTTCTGGAATCGGTCTTGACCCAGGTGCAGGAAACGGCGCGGGACCTGCTGGCGCTCCGGGAGCGGGCGCGGTTTGATCCGGAACGGCTCGACATGGTTGAAGCACGGTTGGCGCTGATTGAGGGGCTCAAACGCAAGTATGGAACGACGTTGGACGAGGTGCTCCGCTACCGGGAACAGGCGGCCGTGGAACGGGAGCACCTGCTCGGAAGCGAGGGAGAGATTGCGGGCTTGGCCGAACGAATCACCGCCCTGGGTGCGGAATGGGAGGCCGTGGCGGATGAGGTTTCCGCGGGTCGCCGCCGGACGGCGGCGGCCTTGGAGACCGGTGTTACCCTTGAACTCCGGGAACTGGAGCTTGGAGATCTCGAGTTCCGGGTCGAGTTCCAACCGCTTGAGGGGCCGAATGGCCGCGGGCGTGAGCAAGCTTTGTTTATGTTCTCGCCGAATCCCGGAGAGCCCCTCCGGCCGCTGGCCCGAATCGCGTCCGGCGGCGAGCTTTCCCGCACGATGCTGGCCTTGAAGAAGCTTCTGGCCGAGGTGGACGAAACACCCACCCTGATCTTCGACGAGGTGGACGCGGGAGTGGGTGGGCGCGCGATCCAGGCGGTAGCCGAAAAGCTCTGGGCGGTCGGCCGAAAACACCAGGTCGTCTGCGTGACGCACGCGCCGCAGATCGCCGGTCACGCCGACCGGCACCTGCAGATCGTAAAGGAGACTTTCGGGGGAAAGACCCGAACGGTGGTGCGCAATTTGGACGAGGAGGGCCGCCTGGAGGAATTGGCCCGGATGCTGGCGGGCGGCCGGGAAATCACTGACCCCGCCCGGAAGCACGCCTTTGAACTGCGCAAGCTCGCCACCGAGTCTTTTGCCCGGTCCGCCAACAACTGA
- the argR gene encoding arginine repressor encodes MKARRQRKIIEIIHRQAVATQAELAEELRKAGFEVTQATVSRDVKELGLLKASDGRTVRYLPPGEQLSPAAEDRMVRLFRDYVWEVKANESLVVVKTLPGAAQGVASALDYARWPEILGTVAGDDTIFIAVQSRQEVGRVRERLAGMLGG; translated from the coding sequence GTGAAGGCCAGACGCCAACGTAAGATCATCGAAATCATCCACCGGCAGGCGGTGGCCACCCAGGCGGAGTTGGCGGAGGAACTGCGCAAGGCTGGTTTTGAGGTGACCCAGGCCACAGTCTCCCGGGACGTTAAGGAACTGGGGCTCCTGAAGGCTTCCGACGGCCGGACGGTGCGGTATCTCCCTCCGGGCGAGCAGCTCAGTCCTGCCGCCGAGGACAGGATGGTGCGGCTGTTCCGGGACTACGTGTGGGAAGTGAAAGCCAACGAAAGCCTGGTGGTCGTGAAGACCCTCCCCGGGGCGGCCCAGGGGGTGGCCTCCGCGCTTGACTACGCGCGGTGGCCGGAGATCCTCGGTACCGTGGCCGGTGACGACACGATATTTATCGCCGTGCAGTCGCGGCAGGAGGTCGGCCGCGTCAGGGAGCGCCTGGCCGGCATGCTGGGGGGGTGA
- the gatB gene encoding Asp-tRNA(Asn)/Glu-tRNA(Gln) amidotransferase subunit GatB: MNKYEAVIGLEVHVELETDAKIFCPSSTVFGARHNSQVCPVCLGLPGTLPVLNRKVVEYGIRVALALDCSIARFSKFDRKNYFYPDLPKNYQISQFDLPLAYEGRLDYETDDGAPHRCGVVRVHMEEDAGKLIHRAGSANAPPYSLVDYNRTGVPLLEIVSAPDIRSAEEARAYLNELKTVIQYTGVSDCKMEEGSLRCDANVSVRPQGEETLGTKTEIKNLNSFRAVQRALEYEIDRQIGRLEAGQRIVQETRSWDEEKGVTVSMRSKEEAHDYRYFPEPDLVPLVISPSWVEDVRRALPELPQAKRERYLKEFRLPPHDIRVLTASPGLARYFEEGMRLFPEPKAVANWVLGDLSRLLNAAQVEIEDCRVRPAGLCDLLRLIGDGTVSGKIAKAVLEEMFTSGKEARTVIAEKGLVQITDAGALKEVVDEVIAGHPDTVQDYRNGKTRALGFLVGRVMQSTGGRANPSLVNDLLKERLG; encoded by the coding sequence TTGAATAAGTACGAAGCGGTGATCGGTCTGGAAGTGCATGTTGAACTGGAGACCGATGCCAAGATCTTCTGCCCGTCGAGCACCGTGTTCGGCGCCCGGCACAACTCGCAGGTGTGTCCGGTGTGCCTTGGGCTGCCCGGGACCTTGCCGGTGCTGAACCGCAAGGTCGTGGAATACGGTATTCGGGTGGCGCTGGCGCTGGACTGTTCGATCGCCCGTTTCAGCAAGTTCGACCGCAAGAACTATTTCTACCCGGATCTACCCAAGAACTACCAGATTTCGCAGTTCGACCTCCCCCTGGCTTACGAGGGCCGGCTGGACTACGAAACCGACGACGGCGCCCCGCACCGGTGCGGCGTGGTCCGGGTGCACATGGAGGAGGACGCCGGAAAACTGATTCACCGGGCGGGGTCGGCGAATGCGCCTCCGTATTCGCTGGTGGACTACAACCGGACCGGCGTACCTCTGCTGGAGATCGTTTCGGCTCCGGATATCCGTTCGGCCGAGGAAGCCCGGGCTTACCTCAATGAACTCAAGACCGTCATTCAGTATACCGGAGTTTCGGACTGCAAGATGGAGGAAGGGTCGCTGCGCTGTGACGCCAACGTGTCGGTACGCCCGCAGGGCGAAGAAACCCTCGGCACCAAGACCGAAATCAAGAACCTGAACTCTTTCCGGGCAGTGCAGCGGGCCCTTGAATACGAGATTGACCGCCAGATCGGCCGCCTGGAGGCGGGGCAGCGGATCGTGCAGGAAACGCGGTCCTGGGATGAGGAGAAAGGCGTGACTGTGTCCATGCGCAGCAAAGAGGAAGCGCATGACTACCGTTATTTCCCCGAGCCCGACCTGGTGCCCCTGGTGATCAGTCCCTCCTGGGTCGAGGACGTCAGGCGCGCATTGCCGGAGCTGCCCCAGGCGAAAAGGGAGCGCTACCTGAAGGAATTCCGGCTGCCGCCCCACGACATCCGGGTGCTCACCGCTTCCCCGGGTTTGGCCCGCTACTTCGAGGAGGGCATGCGCCTTTTCCCCGAACCTAAGGCCGTGGCGAATTGGGTGCTGGGTGATTTGAGCCGCCTGCTCAATGCCGCCCAGGTGGAAATCGAGGACTGCCGGGTGCGGCCTGCCGGCCTGTGCGACTTGCTCCGCCTGATCGGCGACGGCACCGTCAGTGGCAAGATCGCCAAAGCGGTTCTGGAGGAGATGTTCACCTCCGGAAAGGAGGCCCGGACCGTGATCGCGGAAAAGGGGCTGGTGCAAATAACGGACGCGGGCGCCCTGAAAGAGGTCGTCGACGAGGTGATCGCCGGTCATCCGGACACGGTGCAGGACTACCGCAACGGGAAAACCAGGGCGCTGGGTTTCCTGGTCGGCCGGGTGATGCAATCGACCGGGGGGCGGGCCAACCCCAGTCTGGTCAACGACCTGCTGAAAGAGAGACTGGGGTAG